From the Hyphomicrobiaceae bacterium genome, the window CGTCTTGCGTTGTGCGCAGGGCTGGTTCAACGCACGCCGAATATGGCGCTTCCCACGCGCACATGGGTGGCGCCGAACTCGATTGCGGTCTCGTAGTCGCTGCTCATGCCCATACTCAGGCCCATAACACCCAACTCGCGCGCGAGCTTTTCGAGAAAGGCAAAATGCACTGCGGGCTCTTCCTCGACGGGCGGGATGCACATCAGCCCTGAGATTTCGAGATTTAACTCCTCGCGGCAGAATGAAACGAAGGATGCCGCCTCGCGCGGCATGATCCCCGCCTTCTGCGGTTCTTCGCCGGTGTTGACCTGAACGAACAGCTGCAGCTTGCGATTTTGCTTGGCCATTTCGTCCGCTATCGCGCGCGCAATCTTGGGCCGGTCGACCGAGTGAATGGCATCAAACAGCGCAACTGCGTCCTTCGCCTTGTTGGATTGAAGCGGCCCGATCAGATGGAGGCGGATATCGGGAAATGCCGTGCGTAGCGCAGGCCACTTGCCTTGCGCTTCCTGCACCTTGTTCTCACCGAAGTCGCGGTGACCAGCTTCAAGCACGGGCCGAATGTCCTCCGGCCCGAACGTCTTTGAAACCGCGATCAGCGTAACGCTCCGCGATTTGCGTCCGGCAGCCTTCTCTGCAGCGGAAATTGCGGTGGTCACTTCGCGCAGTTTTGCTGCTTTATCGCTGGCGCTCGCTGGATCGTCGGTGCTCATGGGAAAGTGTCGATTGCAAGTTTCTGTCTAGGATGGCGTCCAGGCATCGTGAACAAAGCCGGGTGCCCGCCCTATCATTGCTAGCCGGCAAAAGAAAGCGAACCCGTCGAGCCCAAGTGGGCCAGACGGGCAGCGGCCGAAGACGGCAAGCCACAGAAATCGATATATTTCTGAACCCACCCGGTCCGGTCTCGCCAAGCCCTTGACCCGCTGTAGGCTTTTGGGCTCTTTACGTCCGGCTTTCCGATTTGACCGAAAGAATAAACACGTCATGGCGACCGAACGATACAACGCGCCTGCTCGCGAGAAGCACTGGCAGCAAGTCTGGGAAAAAGAAGACATTTTCCGGTCCAAGGAGGACGCTGGTGCCGACAAGTGCTACGTGCTGGAGATGTTCCCCTACCCGTCGGGACGCATCCACATGGGCCACGTGCGCAACTATGCCATGGGCGATGTGTTTGCGCGCTACAAGCGCATGAAGGGCTTCAGCGTGCTGCACCCCATGGGCTGGGACGCCTTCGGTATGCCCGCCGAGAACGCTGCGATGGAGCGCAAAGTGCATCCGGGCGCCTGGACCTATGAAAACATCGACACGATGCGTTCGCAGCTAAAGTCCATGGGTCTGTCGCTGGATTGGTCGCGCGAAATCGCGACCTGTTCGCCGGACTATTACAGGCACCAGCAAAAGCTCTTCCTCGACATGCTGGAAAAGGGGCTGGCTTATCGCAAGTCCTCCAAAGTGAATTGGGACCCGGTCGATCACACCGTACTTGCCAACGAACAAGTCATAGACGGCCGCGGCTGGCGCTCGGGCGCGCTTGTCGAGCAACGCGAACTGACCCAGTGGTTCTTTAGGATCACCGCTTATGCCCAGGAGCTGCTCGACGATCTCGACACGCTCACCAACTGGCCAGAAAAGGTGCGCCTGATGCAGGCCAACTGGATCGGCCGTTCGGAAGGCATGTCGGTCCGCTGGGCGCTCGAGAAATCGACGGCCCCTAAAGGCTTCGACGAGATCGAGATCTACACCACGCGACCCGACACGCTGTTTGGCGCTTCGTTCCTCGCGGTGGCTGCCGATCACCCGATTGCCAAGGCCGCCGCTGAAAAGAACCCCGCCCTCGCCGACTTCTGCGAGGAATGCCGCCGCATGGGAACCTCGGTTGCCGCCATCGAAGCGGCCGAAAAGCTCGGCTATGACACCGGCATTCGCGCCGTGCATCCTTTCGACAACGATTGGACGCTGCCTGTCTACGTCGCCAACTTCATCTTGATGGACTACGGCACCGGCGCCATCTTCGGTTGCCCTTCAGGCGATCAGCGCGACATGGATTTTGCGCGCCGCTACGACCTTCCCGTCGTGCCCGTAATTCTGCCGCCGGGCGAAGACGTTGCCACCTTCACATTGAAGGACAAGGCCTATGAAGACGATGGCGTGATGATCAATTCGCGCTTCCTCGACGGCCTGAGCACGAGCGATGCGTTCGAGGTCGCTTCCAATCGGCTCGAAAAGCAAAAGCTCGGGGGCAAGCCGCAGGGCGCGCGCAAGGTCAACTTCCGCCTGCGAGACTGGGGCATCTCGCGCCAGCGTTACTGGGGCTGTCCGATCCCCATTGTCCATTGCAAGGATTGCGGCGTGGTGCCCGTTCCCAGCAAGGATCTGCCTGTCACCCTGCCGGAAGATGCAACTTTCGACAAACCGGGCAATCCGCTTGACCGGCATCCA encodes:
- a CDS encoding YggS family pyridoxal phosphate-dependent enzyme, whose amino-acid sequence is MSTDDPASASDKAAKLREVTTAISAAEKAAGRKSRSVTLIAVSKTFGPEDIRPVLEAGHRDFGENKVQEAQGKWPALRTAFPDIRLHLIGPLQSNKAKDAVALFDAIHSVDRPKIARAIADEMAKQNRKLQLFVQVNTGEEPQKAGIMPREAASFVSFCREELNLEISGLMCIPPVEEEPAVHFAFLEKLARELGVMGLSMGMSSDYETAIEFGATHVRVGSAIFGVR
- the leuS gene encoding leucine--tRNA ligase; translation: MATERYNAPAREKHWQQVWEKEDIFRSKEDAGADKCYVLEMFPYPSGRIHMGHVRNYAMGDVFARYKRMKGFSVLHPMGWDAFGMPAENAAMERKVHPGAWTYENIDTMRSQLKSMGLSLDWSREIATCSPDYYRHQQKLFLDMLEKGLAYRKSSKVNWDPVDHTVLANEQVIDGRGWRSGALVEQRELTQWFFRITAYAQELLDDLDTLTNWPEKVRLMQANWIGRSEGMSVRWALEKSTAPKGFDEIEIYTTRPDTLFGASFLAVAADHPIAKAAAEKNPALADFCEECRRMGTSVAAIEAAEKLGYDTGIRAVHPFDNDWTLPVYVANFILMDYGTGAIFGCPSGDQRDMDFARRYDLPVVPVILPPGEDVATFTLKDKAYEDDGVMINSRFLDGLSTSDAFEVASNRLEKQKLGGKPQGARKVNFRLRDWGISRQRYWGCPIPIVHCKDCGVVPVPSKDLPVTLPEDATFDKPGNPLDRHPTWKFCDCPKCGKPATRETDTMDTFVDSSWYFIRFTAPRADTPVNERAAKYWLPVDQYIGGIEHAILHLLYSRFFVRAMCDSGHLQFAGNTREPFAALFTQGMVTHETYKSDEGAWLLPGDVRFEGEGSERKAVEIATGNPVTIGSIEKMSKSKKNLVDPDDIIAHYGADCARWFMLSDSPPERDVIWTEAGVAGAGRFIQRVWRIIDDVSERFPDKLGDKPASFSAEALEVRKAAHKALDQVGKTIEGLRFNVAVATLHELANVLSAALTKSGDGLPYAIREASELLTRMIGPMMPHLAEECWARLGYNTLVANESWPVPEPGLLVDDQVTIAVQVNGKRRDELVISRSATNAEIEAAALQLEPVLRALEGRTVKKVIVVPQRIVNVVG